In a single window of the Papaver somniferum cultivar HN1 chromosome 8, ASM357369v1, whole genome shotgun sequence genome:
- the LOC113303092 gene encoding uncharacterized protein LOC113303092 isoform X1, protein MLTESQDGRIVRYRIHEDFSEVQDSPQGGEDISKVKYGMISNDVQSPAASLNFTPSIIDGLRFAPGQTIQESNADGKVDEEIVVDKQHVDEAHSSLRHRYKENYQNPEPKGDSGVANDDFDIAEPSNDLETPQVPNVEVGNNGANNDDSINFDVRA, encoded by the exons ATGCTCACAGAGTCACAG GATGGACGCATCGTGAGATATCGGATCCATGAAGACTTCTCAGAGGTGCAAGACAGTCCCCAAGGTGGAGAAGATATAAGTAAGGTGAAGTACGGAATGATATCGAATgatgtgcagtccccagccgcttcCTTG aattttactccatcgatcATTGACGGTCTTCGTTTTGCTCCTGgtcaaacaattcaggaatccaacgCTGACGGGAAAGTCGAT gaggaaattGTTGTGGACAAGCaacatgttgatgaagcacactcttctttgagGCATAGGTATAAGGAGAATTATCAAAACCCGGAACCGAAGGGAGATAGCGGCGTCGCTAATGATGATTTCGACATTgctgagccttcaaatgatttagaaactccccaa gtacCAAACGTCGAAGTTGGGAATAACGGAGCAAATAATGATGATTCGATCAACTtcgatgttagagcatag
- the LOC113303092 gene encoding uncharacterized protein LOC113303092 isoform X2: MLTESQDGRIVRYRIHEDFSEVQDSPQGGEDISKVKYGMISNDVQSPAASLESNADGKVDEEIVVDKQHVDEAHSSLRHRYKENYQNPEPKGDSGVANDDFDIAEPSNDLETPQVPNVEVGNNGANNDDSINFDVRA, translated from the exons ATGCTCACAGAGTCACAG GATGGACGCATCGTGAGATATCGGATCCATGAAGACTTCTCAGAGGTGCAAGACAGTCCCCAAGGTGGAGAAGATATAAGTAAGGTGAAGTACGGAATGATATCGAATgatgtgcagtccccagccgcttcCTTG gaatccaacgCTGACGGGAAAGTCGAT gaggaaattGTTGTGGACAAGCaacatgttgatgaagcacactcttctttgagGCATAGGTATAAGGAGAATTATCAAAACCCGGAACCGAAGGGAGATAGCGGCGTCGCTAATGATGATTTCGACATTgctgagccttcaaatgatttagaaactccccaa gtacCAAACGTCGAAGTTGGGAATAACGGAGCAAATAATGATGATTCGATCAACTtcgatgttagagcatag